ATGTAGATCAAATTCGGCCCCGCTTGCATGACCAGCGTGCCATCGTCCAACGAATCGGCGGGGCCAAACTGAGGCTCCAACCGCTTCAGAACCGCTTTGACGTCGGAGATCGCGAGGAACAACATCGGTGCAGGAACGCCATCGATCATTCGCACGATCACGCCCAACGGTTCGGCCCGATCGATTCCCTGGCTGTAAGCGCCGACGTAGATGTTCAGCATCGCGCCAGCTTGCGGCATCCCCGAGATCGTCGAGAGATGGTTCACGTCGCGCAACAAGCCATCGAGACTGGCCAACGAGACGACGACAACCGGTTCCTCGCTGACTCCGCCTTGTCCCGGATCGGTTTGCGGAGCAACGGCATCAGCCGACGCCACGGCGACTACCGACAACAGACCGACCAGGATCGTCCGGCGGGCGCACCCGATCCCATGATTAAAGAGGCTGAACATCAATCTTATGTCCTTCACAAATTAGACTTCGAAGCAAGACTTCGGGGAACCTGCGCAGGCCAACCGTGGCCGCTTAGGGTGATATCCCCAGCAACGCAAATCGTCACACCACCCCCAAACGCCATGCATACGGGCAAACCTTGACGGATTGCCGTTTGGCGTTTGGGGGAAGTGGGCGCAATCACAAACGACGGATGCGGATTTTCCAAGCGGCGGGCGGTGGGAAGGGTTCGGGCGTAGCATCCTGCGCCGCCGCGGGGGGGGGGGCCAGCGATTAACGCTCGCGATAGACGATTCTGCCCTTGGTCAAATCATATGGAGACAGCTCCACACGGACCTTGTCGCCTGGCACGATACGGATAAAGTGCTTCCGCATCCGTCCAGCGACATGCGCAAGAACCTCGCTGCCAGTTTCCAGCTGAACGCGAAATCGCGTATTCGCCAGGGCCTGAGTTACAGTACCTTCCACTTCAAATGCTTCTTCGTTCTTTGCCATAGACCTCTCAACAACCAAGCGGAACGTTTGCTTTGCAAGCCGCTCGCTCGTACTATTTCGATGATTCACAATGCGGCGGACGCCGCGGTATTGGATGGGGTTACTGCGGCGAGCCGATGATAAGCCCGACGCCAATTTTTGGTTTGTTCAGCATTTATATACCATCAACCCGGTTCCGGTCTACCGAAGCCGCCGTTTTGTTGGATATTGAATCGGTCCAGCGGCCCCCCTCGACACCGCTGCAGCCAAAATCGCGGGGCTAGCATTCCCCTTGGCTACATTCATCCGATCGAATGGACGACAACTAACTTAATCGCCGCTGGGACATTCCCAAGGCCGTTTCGAAATCACCCTCGACGCCCCACAAACGAGTGCTTCGCATGGCTGAACAACACAGCAGACATCAAGAAAAGATCATCAAAAATTATTACCGCAATCGCGACCAAATCGCGCTGCAGCGGTCTCAAGAACTTGTCACCGAACTCTATCTGACGACCGGCAAGAAACGCGAACAGGTTTGGAAGAACCTGGCGGGACACTTAGAGAAGCTCGGTCTACCCGCCGCCCAGATCACGCACCTGCAGGAACAAGACGATCCCGCGGTGATCGCCGAAGTGATCCAAAAGTACGCCTAACGCGAACCGCCACGCAACACCTGGACGGAATCGCGATCGCGACGTGAGCGAGATCAACATTGCCACCCAGCTCAACAAAGGCGGGATGCAACACGGAACCACTCGGAAGAGAAATTCATCGAACTCTCTAGCGGATTTATCTGCTGTATGCCGCGCGAAAAGTTGCTGCAAGAAATTTGGCTCGCTTACGGCCGAGAGCAGATTCCCGGACGCCGTCCGTTCCATGGGACACGTTTGCTGGAGATACATCTCTAGCTGGCGAGACTTCTGCAATAAGCAGGAGTCACCGGAATTCTGGAGCGCCAGGGCCAGTGGTGGCGTTGCGTTTTATATAGAGGAACCGCCAGGGGTCCCCGGAAGGCATGCGTTTATCGCCTCGATGTCGAGAGAACCGTTTGGGGACCGGCGGCAGGAACTCGTCAGCCTCGGCCCAGATTGGAAGGAAGCTAGTTTCCGAACGAAGCTCGACCAATGCCTTCTTGCCGACGAGGAGTTCGATTCAGGCACCGATGCCGGGGCTAGTGGTTTGTCAAACTTGGATTTTAGGACTGATGGTAGTGGACGAGGTCACGAGCTGTTGATTACCCACAAGTCGCAACTACGCCGACGGCGTGGCAGCCATTAGCCGGTGGTTGAGCGAACGCGATACCACCGGAATGACACGAGACGCGAACGGCCGACCGCGAAGGCGGTCGCAGCGCAACTGCATGGGATTCTGCGACCGCCTTCGCGGTCAACTTAGCGAGTTACGTTCGATACCGTAGGTGGCGCTGCGCTTACCTACGGCTAATTGCTTGATTCCCTTCGGGAAATTTGTGGGTAACCGACAGGAGGTCACGAGCCCATAATCTCTGGCGCGAAAGGACTCGTGCCCTCGTCCACTACCCTGAATTCAAATGTGGATGAAGCACTAGCGACAAGGCCCCGATTTCGGGCTGGGGCTTAACGGACCATGATCGCGAGGCATACTCTCGCCCTAAAGTGAATCCCCACCGTATTGTCGCATCGGTGCTGTCATGTTGTAAAATGGGCAACACAAAGAGCCCGTTGCCGACTCCGGCGAATGCAATGAAGTCGAGGAATAACAGAAATGACCGGAAAACAATTCATGAAGTCGACTCTGATTGTCGCCCTGTTGATACAACTCCAGCTGGTCTCAAGCGTCGCCGCCCAAGACGATGCGAGCGATCCCATCCAACTGTTCAATGGCAAGGATCTCGCGGGCTGGTACGCCGACGTTCCCGACGCCGACAACAATCCATCCATCGAACCGAGCTTCATCGTCCGCGAGGGGAAGCTGGTGAGCATGGGCGTGCCGCGCGGACACCTGATCACAAAGAAGTCGTTTAAGGACTATCGTCTCGAAGTCGAGTACCGCTTTGCGGGAGTGCCGGGGAATTGTGGCGTCCTGGTGCACACCGATGGCAAGCGTCCCCGAGTCCTTTACGAAATGTTTCCGGCATCGCTGGAAGTCCAGATGCAGCACCAGGCGGCGGGCGACTTCTGGTGCATCCACGAGGACATCAAGGGTCCAGAGATGGAGGATCGCCGCAAGGGTCCGAAAGAGAATTGGGGTGGTAAACAGGGACAATCCCGCCACATCCTCAACCTGACAGACGGCAGCGAAAAGCCACTGGGCCAATGGAACACGATGGTCATCGAGTGTCTGGGCGACAAGATTCGCGTCCGGGTCAACGGCGACCGAGTCAACGACGGCTACGAGTGCACAGCGCAGCAGGGACAAATTTCATTGCAGGCGGAGGGGGCGGAAGTCGAGTTCCGCAAACTGGAGCTGACTCCGATCACCAAGCTGTCGACAGCCTCTCCGAAAGCCCACTAACCCACCTCGCGGAGTCTCAGTGATTCGCGAAGCCACCACGATCGGCTGGCCCCGTTTCTGATCACCTTTGAACTTCAGTGGCCTCAATTCGGTGTCAGTGGTACCTCTTGCAAAACAACGCTTTAATTAAGTCCTTCGCGTTCTCTGACTCCCCTTCTCCGACCGCGCGCCTCCAGACTCCTCCACCCCAAGGCGTCGCATTTCTTCGACCGACCCAATGCCATCCCGGATGATCGACAGCGACCCTTCGGTTTCGATGATCACCGCATCCACGTCTTCCGGTGCTGCGGCACCGTGCTGTCGCATCGCGGCAAGTATCTCCGCCTGCGTGACCCGCTGCTTCTTCATCGCATCGTGCAAGTAGCGGCCCTGAAAGAAGAGGAGCGTCGGTTCCGATTTGATGAGCTGTGAATACCAGTCGTAGCGGACGGCGAGCCAGGTGGAAACGAGTTGCAGCAGAATCAGCAACGTCAGCGCCGTCGCCCCTTGCACCAGCGAAACGCTTTGCGAGGTGAGGGTGGAGGCCAAAGTCGATCCCAAGGCGATCGTGACCACAAAGTCGAACGCATTCATCTTGGAAAGCGTTCGCTTGCCGCTGGCGCGTAGCAGCAGGATGAGCGCGACGTAAGAGAGCGTCCCGATAACTAGAGTTCGCACGACCGGAGTCCAG
Above is a genomic segment from Rosistilla ulvae containing:
- a CDS encoding 3-keto-disaccharide hydrolase — protein: MTGKQFMKSTLIVALLIQLQLVSSVAAQDDASDPIQLFNGKDLAGWYADVPDADNNPSIEPSFIVREGKLVSMGVPRGHLITKKSFKDYRLEVEYRFAGVPGNCGVLVHTDGKRPRVLYEMFPASLEVQMQHQAAGDFWCIHEDIKGPEMEDRRKGPKENWGGKQGQSRHILNLTDGSEKPLGQWNTMVIECLGDKIRVRVNGDRVNDGYECTAQQGQISLQAEGAEVEFRKLELTPITKLSTASPKAH
- the infA gene encoding translation initiation factor IF-1, whose protein sequence is MAKNEEAFEVEGTVTQALANTRFRVQLETGSEVLAHVAGRMRKHFIRIVPGDKVRVELSPYDLTKGRIVYRER
- a CDS encoding DUF421 domain-containing protein produces the protein MNMFFDGWTPVVRTLVIGTLSYVALILLLRASGKRTLSKMNAFDFVVTIALGSTLASTLTSQSVSLVQGATALTLLILLQLVSTWLAVRYDWYSQLIKSEPTLLFFQGRYLHDAMKKQRVTQAEILAAMRQHGAAAPEDVDAVIIETEGSLSIIRDGIGSVEEMRRLGVEESGGARSEKGSQRTRRT